One segment of Polyangiaceae bacterium DNA contains the following:
- a CDS encoding chemotaxis protein CheW produces MTKTVLTFQIGDLRCGLHENDVAEIVHAVSVTPLPGAPPIVKGVISVRGVLTPVLDLRPRLGAAPKAVSPADHFILIRTTGRLIALHVDRADALIEVESASLVEAAPITRGNGVVTGVATLADGLVLIHEPARFLSEAEAASLERAIASVAP; encoded by the coding sequence ATGACGAAAACGGTGCTGACGTTTCAAATTGGCGATCTGCGGTGCGGACTTCATGAAAATGACGTTGCAGAAATTGTCCATGCCGTGAGCGTGACGCCGCTTCCGGGAGCGCCGCCCATCGTCAAGGGAGTGATCTCCGTGCGCGGCGTTCTTACTCCGGTTCTCGATCTGCGGCCACGTCTCGGGGCTGCACCGAAAGCCGTATCACCAGCCGACCATTTCATTCTCATCCGTACGACGGGAAGGCTCATCGCGCTGCATGTGGATCGTGCCGATGCGCTGATCGAGGTGGAATCTGCATCGCTTGTCGAAGCGGCACCCATCACGCGAGGCAATGGGGTCGTGACGGGCGTGGCCACGCTTGCCGATGGATTGGTGCTGATTCACGAGCCAGCGCGATTTCTATCGGAAGCGGAAGCCGCGAGTCTGGAACGAGCGATTGCGTCGGTTGCGCCGTAA
- a CDS encoding response regulator, whose translation MIDKARLFEQLIQVFLGELAEHVRVQNDCLLALEQNPVGAARQEILRNLLRSAHSLKGAARAVSLSPIEKLCHHVEELLGAVDRDERHLDKPAFELLFAAVDALDDAGKRLREGHGLDGAPVELVTKRFSTASPPQIGAKAPLTASAGLLGQTVTVAPASLPEATSLPSRTSMDPTAVGYVRVAAQKLDQLLTLASELSVARSHLDVRVQDVDAIVDVFSQLRAEWHRLERPLDKLAVGDWPGVLPLSFRKSFDRARALVGQLERDLERLSTSMRTTTRACHGIAAAIDADVKGIRMLPFADVATGISRAVRDLALERGKEVEVVVCGGEVELDRYILEGLKDPLVHLVRNAVDHGIELPDVRTRSGKPARGRIEITATLRGSQVEISVTDDGAGLDAAAIVARALEHGFVSDASVDDFTRLVFLPGLSTSSELTLVSGRGLGLDIVKSRVESLHGQVDVASQPGHGARFALIVPLTITTLRAVVVEVSGQLFALPSTSVERMVRVSDDDLRFIEGRAMFVHDGALLEVISLSQLLGLGEQQRDELDHDTHVVVISGRGHAVGLVVDRLVLVDEILVKNLGRRLRRVRYVGGATVLETGRVALILNSGEIIAALPKLRAVRTVALPRRVAHDKPPKRRILVVDDSPTTRTLNRTILEAAGFEVTVAVDGQDALRILEERGADLVLTDVEMPRMDGFALTEAIRASRVFSKLPVVLMTGLGTEQDKARGLEAGADAYLVKSAFDKDQLLDVIHQLL comes from the coding sequence ATGATCGATAAGGCGCGGCTTTTCGAGCAGCTCATTCAAGTTTTTCTTGGCGAGCTTGCCGAGCATGTTCGCGTGCAAAACGATTGTCTGCTCGCGCTGGAGCAAAACCCGGTAGGTGCCGCGCGCCAAGAGATTCTTCGCAACTTGCTTCGATCTGCGCATAGCTTGAAAGGCGCGGCGCGTGCGGTGAGTTTGTCCCCGATCGAGAAGCTGTGTCACCACGTCGAGGAGCTTCTCGGCGCGGTCGACAGGGACGAACGACACCTCGACAAACCCGCCTTCGAGCTTCTGTTTGCCGCTGTCGATGCGCTGGACGACGCAGGCAAACGGCTGCGCGAGGGGCATGGTCTCGATGGGGCACCCGTCGAGCTCGTCACGAAGCGATTCTCGACGGCTTCGCCACCGCAGATCGGTGCGAAAGCGCCGCTCACGGCAAGCGCGGGGCTCCTCGGGCAAACGGTGACGGTTGCACCTGCATCGTTGCCCGAGGCGACGAGTTTGCCCTCGCGTACGTCGATGGACCCAACAGCCGTGGGCTACGTGCGCGTCGCGGCGCAGAAGCTCGACCAGCTTCTCACGCTGGCCAGCGAGCTTTCGGTTGCGCGTTCGCACTTGGATGTGCGCGTGCAGGATGTCGATGCGATCGTCGATGTGTTTTCGCAGCTCCGCGCCGAGTGGCATCGTCTCGAACGGCCGCTCGACAAGCTCGCGGTGGGCGATTGGCCCGGCGTGTTGCCCTTGTCCTTTCGCAAATCGTTCGACCGTGCCCGTGCTCTCGTCGGTCAGCTCGAACGAGACCTCGAACGACTTTCGACGAGCATGCGCACGACGACGCGTGCGTGTCACGGTATCGCCGCGGCCATCGATGCGGACGTGAAAGGCATACGGATGCTCCCGTTTGCCGACGTTGCGACGGGCATCAGCCGCGCTGTGCGCGATTTGGCGCTGGAGCGAGGCAAAGAGGTCGAGGTCGTCGTGTGTGGCGGCGAAGTCGAGCTGGATCGGTACATCCTCGAAGGTCTCAAGGATCCGCTCGTGCATCTCGTGCGTAACGCGGTCGATCACGGCATCGAGTTGCCGGATGTGCGTACACGTAGCGGTAAACCTGCGCGCGGGCGCATCGAGATTACGGCGACGCTGCGCGGTTCCCAAGTGGAGATCTCGGTCACTGACGATGGCGCGGGGCTCGATGCTGCAGCCATCGTCGCGCGAGCGCTCGAGCATGGGTTTGTCTCCGATGCGTCGGTCGATGACTTCACCCGACTCGTCTTCCTGCCGGGTTTGTCGACGTCGTCTGAGTTGACGCTCGTGTCGGGTCGAGGGCTCGGCCTCGACATTGTCAAGAGCCGTGTGGAATCGCTGCACGGGCAAGTCGACGTCGCGTCGCAACCGGGCCATGGTGCCCGTTTTGCACTGATCGTTCCCCTCACGATCACCACGCTTCGAGCCGTGGTCGTCGAGGTTTCTGGCCAGCTCTTTGCACTCCCTTCGACCAGCGTCGAGCGCATGGTGCGTGTGAGCGACGACGACCTTCGCTTCATCGAGGGGCGGGCGATGTTCGTGCACGACGGCGCGCTTCTCGAAGTCATCTCGCTCTCGCAGCTCCTCGGACTCGGGGAACAGCAACGTGACGAGCTCGATCACGACACGCACGTTGTCGTCATTTCGGGACGTGGCCATGCGGTGGGACTCGTTGTCGATCGGCTCGTTTTGGTGGATGAAATTCTCGTCAAGAACCTTGGTCGAAGGCTGCGTCGAGTGCGGTACGTCGGAGGTGCGACGGTGCTCGAAACCGGACGAGTGGCGTTGATCTTGAATTCTGGAGAGATCATCGCGGCGCTTCCGAAGCTTCGTGCCGTTCGCACGGTGGCTCTTCCGCGACGCGTCGCTCACGACAAACCGCCGAAACGACGCATTCTCGTCGTCGACGATTCACCGACGACGAGGACGCTCAATCGAACCATCTTGGAGGCTGCTGGGTTCGAGGTGACGGTGGCTGTCGACGGCCAGGATGCACTGCGGATCCTCGAAGAACGAGGAGCCGATTTGGTGCTCACCGACGTGGAAATGCCGCGGATGGATGGGTTTGCCTTGACCGAAGCCATTCGTGCATCGCGCGTATTTTCCAAGCTTCCCGTTGTGCTCATGACGGGTCTTGGGACCGAGCAAGACAAGGCGCGAGGTCTCGAGGCAGGAGCGGACGCGTATCTCGTCAAGAGCGCTTTCGACAAGGACCAGCTTCTCGACGTGATTCACCAGCTCCTGTAA
- a CDS encoding hybrid sensor histidine kinase/response regulator, translated as MEDSPTQALQLRLLLEADGFRVDGVASLADALAFVAATHVDAVAFDLMLPDSTGLDGLKALLAAAPRVAVVVLTANSDERLALAALGCGAEDYLFKGQFDQSLLVRTMRYAIERHRFRAQLEELTSELRTKNAELARTNEEKNRFLSIAAHDLRNPLGVILGYTELMLSGDAGPVTDEQTEVLGVVRSSSDFMLGLINDLLDFSMIQSGVIRLDLRRTDLAAMIRKNVTTNQVVAEKKRIKLVFEQQCDLELVIDRRKFEQVLNNLVSNAIKFSHRGTRVDVRLERDGDQAIISVTDQGVGIPSGEVDKLFRPFQKTSARTTGGERSTGLGLAIVRNIVESHGGRIWCESDVGRGSTFRIALPIS; from the coding sequence GTGGAGGACAGCCCGACGCAGGCGCTGCAGTTGCGATTGCTTCTCGAGGCTGACGGTTTTCGAGTCGATGGCGTCGCATCTTTGGCGGATGCGCTGGCGTTCGTCGCGGCCACGCACGTCGATGCCGTTGCGTTCGATCTGATGCTTCCGGACTCGACGGGTCTCGATGGACTGAAGGCGCTGTTGGCCGCGGCTCCGCGAGTTGCCGTCGTGGTGCTCACGGCCAACTCCGATGAACGTTTGGCGCTCGCGGCGCTCGGGTGCGGAGCCGAGGACTATTTGTTCAAGGGACAATTCGACCAGTCGCTTCTCGTGCGCACGATGCGATACGCGATCGAGCGACATCGGTTTCGCGCGCAGCTCGAGGAGCTCACGAGTGAATTGCGAACGAAGAACGCCGAGCTTGCGCGCACGAATGAGGAGAAGAACCGGTTCTTGAGCATCGCTGCTCACGACTTGCGCAATCCGCTCGGCGTCATTCTTGGCTACACCGAGCTCATGCTGTCGGGCGATGCAGGTCCAGTCACCGACGAGCAAACGGAAGTTTTGGGCGTCGTCCGTTCGTCGAGCGACTTCATGTTGGGGCTCATCAACGATCTTTTGGACTTTTCGATGATTCAGTCGGGCGTGATTCGACTCGATCTGCGCCGCACCGACCTTGCGGCCATGATTCGGAAGAACGTCACGACGAACCAAGTCGTCGCCGAGAAAAAGCGGATCAAGCTCGTCTTCGAGCAGCAGTGCGACCTCGAGCTCGTGATCGATCGTCGCAAGTTCGAGCAAGTGCTCAACAACTTGGTGTCGAACGCGATCAAGTTTTCCCACCGAGGAACGCGCGTCGATGTGCGGCTCGAGCGAGACGGCGACCAAGCGATCATCTCGGTCACCGACCAAGGCGTTGGTATTCCGAGCGGCGAGGTGGACAAGCTGTTTCGGCCTTTCCAGAAGACGAGTGCGCGAACGACGGGAGGCGAGCGCAGCACGGGGCTTGGCCTTGCCATCGTGCGCAACATCGTCGAGAGCCACGGTGGGCGCATCTGGTGCGAGAGTGATGTGGGGCGGGGGTCGACGTTCCGTATTGCGCTACCGATTTCGTGA
- a CDS encoding chemotaxis protein CheW produces MTDEASIDWRSVRERLAVTNVEDELLGRAASAQDAQRVLEERARLLARASRAPDESEAGVDVLVFALSGERYAIGVSYVCETIRSTGLTPVPGTPAWFLGVENIRGDIVAVVDLERLFGAGSPADHRDAGLLIVLGQTHGEFALRCDELVTVTVLPNARVLSTPRLSLSGERRHIVGMTADGILVIDGAALLEDERLVVEQAEET; encoded by the coding sequence GTGACGGACGAGGCATCCATCGACTGGCGATCGGTTCGCGAACGATTGGCCGTGACAAACGTCGAGGATGAGCTGCTGGGCCGAGCTGCATCCGCGCAAGACGCGCAGCGTGTTCTCGAGGAACGCGCGCGTTTGCTTGCTCGCGCGTCGCGTGCACCGGACGAATCGGAGGCAGGGGTCGACGTTCTCGTGTTTGCGCTGTCCGGTGAGCGCTACGCGATTGGCGTTTCGTACGTGTGTGAAACGATTCGCAGCACGGGGCTTACGCCGGTGCCGGGTACGCCGGCATGGTTTCTGGGCGTGGAAAACATCCGAGGTGACATCGTTGCCGTCGTTGATCTCGAGCGCCTCTTTGGAGCGGGAAGTCCGGCAGATCACCGTGATGCGGGCCTCCTCATCGTGCTCGGGCAGACGCATGGCGAGTTTGCCCTTCGTTGTGATGAACTGGTGACGGTGACCGTTTTACCGAACGCTCGTGTGCTGTCCACGCCGCGCCTTTCCCTATCGGGCGAGCGTCGCCACATCGTGGGCATGACCGCTGACGGGATACTCGTCATCGATGGTGCAGCGCTTCTCGAGGACGAGCGACTCGTCGTCGAGCAAGCGGAGGAGACGTAG
- a CDS encoding uracil phosphoribosyltransferase gives MVDTAYAESRFTATEIRHHYGPKVHLLDDPFAWTLLTRACSPETGQPDMGRLVRMLYEMLAHVVLATEFPRVRVDVPTRMAASHPEAVYRGLALSRSTKAVTVGIARAGTMPSQVVYDLMNEVLDPNLVRQDHLFMSRQTNEQGTVIGATWHDAKIGRDVGDRIVLFPDPMGATGSSIVSAVSYYKNALEGTPAKLIALHLIVTPEYIQRVTKEHPDLEIYAYRLDRGLSAPAILRTEAGQNIAEERGLNDHQYIVPGAGGVGEILNNAWV, from the coding sequence ATGGTCGACACTGCCTACGCCGAAAGCCGCTTTACTGCCACTGAGATTCGCCATCACTACGGGCCAAAAGTTCACTTGCTCGACGATCCGTTCGCGTGGACCCTGCTCACCCGCGCCTGCTCGCCCGAAACCGGACAGCCGGACATGGGCCGCCTCGTACGAATGCTCTACGAGATGCTGGCCCACGTCGTGCTCGCCACCGAGTTTCCACGCGTGCGCGTGGACGTTCCCACGCGCATGGCGGCTTCGCATCCCGAAGCGGTCTACCGAGGTCTTGCGCTGTCGCGCTCGACGAAAGCCGTGACGGTCGGCATCGCACGCGCCGGTACGATGCCTTCGCAAGTCGTCTACGACTTGATGAATGAAGTGCTCGACCCAAATCTCGTGCGGCAAGATCACCTCTTCATGAGCCGACAAACGAACGAGCAAGGAACGGTCATCGGAGCGACGTGGCACGATGCGAAAATCGGACGCGATGTCGGAGATCGCATCGTGCTCTTTCCCGATCCGATGGGCGCAACGGGCTCATCGATCGTGAGTGCCGTCTCGTACTACAAAAACGCGCTCGAAGGCACCCCCGCAAAACTCATCGCGCTGCATCTCATCGTGACGCCCGAGTACATCCAGCGCGTCACGAAAGAGCATCCGGACCTGGAGATCTACGCGTATCGGCTCGATCGCGGTTTGTCAGCACCAGCAATCTTGCGCACCGAGGCCGGTCAAAACATCGCCGAAGAACGCGGCCTGAACGATCATCAGTACATCGTCCCAGGCGCAGGCGGCGTGGGCGAGATCCTCAACAACGCCTGGGTTTGA
- a CDS encoding protein kinase, producing MHPPDGQVPARKAFGPGDAFGPYRILKPLGRGGFAPVFLAEEIHDGKKLRDVALKLFFLPDGIDPASADASAWRDGVFAEARALCRVQHPSVVRFFSVFRDKSTDAFGLAMEYVGGESLDGRLNRLGHLDEREVLEAVAQVAWALSAVHAAGLVHRDVKPANIVCGSFGYKLIDFGVVADLDPARRQAMELEARCFIVGTPGYIAPEILHSGWLPSPASDLYALGITLRKLLTGRLPSEDETVADAETMLVDDATVAVTTEYVPVAPAVISQQFNLRCRPDVVWLVDKLCAPEPHVRPQHADWVAREVERMLAERRGAQSAPAVSDDGTFDRGLFDKRMSAAIESGPELLQHPPLVGRDDAVSVALGALAEARRGRVQVVMFSGPLGVGRTRLLDAIVERAGLSGSRVLRAVCRPERQRLLQPLARAAKALSAQESDAVPGLRKALSTALLHEMLREARAPGSELEVVETALLDAAANAPLILVIDDLQWADPYTLELLRRLCDKAAAEAGARLLILAALRHEPSPSAQLRALLSHLGTHAHSAIRHVPLSPLGADDAAEVVRAVGPLCPALEQAVLRGAEGIPFFLVHGILAWRATGSIVFRNDQFEPADDRVLDEDLPGVATLVQAKLSRQFDGGAAVGRLALRVLAVVALHGGGIDADTLSAVLRPADLGQALDGLLSAGLLTATRDAREYDFPQEMLRQAVLNLVRSRRFFVEVYRSLLDVVATKPGADSDAEFLAYGYDKLGVAEQARHWFGRAMQEAAASGLFMEAMGLGDRLIALIASADERMHVELSIVRLLIEGRHFKEARTRLERLENDIRAERGAAFVEAALEWRILRLRVARGLRETSVRDDELVADADAFGGAAIRCEARLAVAGHARGPDAIPMVTEAIALAETMGPALEFAARILCAELRYEASPPDLTAAAVDLERALAIANATSSIWQKIHTEGDLAVIEAQLGNTSGAIERLRRLVGAAEARGMHGNRVLFLQNMAAFLLREGQAREAAEKAAEVVRLALAAGDAVLGAMAWSLRADALRRLGELDAALVSIDEAIRIQSQRGDRLQALSLLRRAEILDVLHRPDDALRDAAVAMQIAEQQGEQGWSRTANLWIVLHQAQSGSASAADVEKALGDVAALGNVRGGFTKIVFDRATNWLREWQLAQNAAPKADG from the coding sequence ATGCATCCCCCCGACGGCCAAGTACCTGCGCGCAAGGCGTTCGGCCCAGGGGATGCCTTCGGCCCCTACCGCATCCTGAAACCCCTCGGACGCGGCGGTTTCGCCCCTGTCTTTCTCGCCGAGGAAATCCACGACGGCAAGAAACTCCGCGACGTCGCACTGAAACTCTTCTTCCTCCCCGATGGCATCGATCCCGCCTCCGCAGACGCATCCGCTTGGCGCGATGGCGTCTTCGCCGAAGCCCGCGCACTCTGCCGCGTGCAGCACCCAAGCGTCGTGCGGTTCTTCTCCGTCTTCCGCGACAAGTCGACCGATGCGTTCGGCCTCGCCATGGAGTACGTCGGCGGCGAGTCGCTCGATGGAAGACTCAATCGGCTCGGACACCTCGACGAACGAGAAGTGCTCGAAGCCGTGGCGCAAGTCGCATGGGCACTGTCCGCCGTACACGCCGCAGGGCTCGTGCATCGAGACGTGAAGCCGGCGAATATCGTTTGCGGCTCCTTTGGCTACAAACTGATTGATTTTGGCGTCGTGGCAGATTTGGATCCCGCACGACGTCAAGCCATGGAGCTCGAAGCGCGGTGTTTCATCGTCGGAACACCCGGATACATTGCACCCGAAATTCTGCATTCGGGATGGTTGCCTTCACCCGCGAGCGATCTGTATGCCCTGGGGATTACGCTGCGCAAGCTGCTCACGGGCCGATTGCCGAGCGAAGACGAAACCGTCGCGGATGCCGAAACGATGCTCGTGGACGATGCGACGGTTGCCGTGACGACCGAGTATGTGCCCGTTGCGCCGGCCGTCATTTCGCAGCAATTCAATTTGCGGTGTCGCCCGGATGTCGTGTGGCTCGTGGACAAGCTTTGCGCCCCCGAACCTCACGTGCGCCCGCAACATGCCGATTGGGTGGCTCGCGAGGTCGAACGAATGTTGGCCGAACGTCGCGGAGCGCAAAGTGCGCCGGCAGTTTCGGACGATGGGACGTTCGATCGAGGATTGTTCGACAAGCGTATGTCGGCGGCCATCGAATCGGGTCCGGAGCTATTGCAGCATCCGCCGCTCGTCGGTCGAGACGATGCCGTTTCCGTGGCGCTCGGTGCATTGGCCGAAGCTCGGCGCGGGCGCGTGCAAGTGGTCATGTTCAGCGGGCCATTGGGCGTGGGTCGGACGCGCCTTCTCGATGCAATCGTTGAACGGGCGGGTCTTTCGGGGTCGCGTGTTTTGCGCGCCGTATGTCGCCCTGAAAGGCAAAGATTGCTCCAGCCGCTCGCGCGGGCGGCCAAAGCGCTTTCGGCTCAGGAATCGGATGCGGTACCGGGGTTGCGCAAGGCGCTTTCGACGGCGCTTTTGCATGAAATGTTGCGCGAGGCGCGGGCTCCGGGCAGCGAGCTCGAAGTGGTCGAGACCGCGCTGCTCGATGCAGCCGCGAATGCGCCGCTCATTTTGGTGATCGATGACTTGCAATGGGCCGACCCGTATACGCTCGAGTTATTGCGGCGGCTTTGCGACAAGGCAGCGGCGGAAGCGGGCGCGCGGCTATTGATTTTGGCGGCGCTTCGTCACGAGCCGTCTCCGTCGGCGCAATTGCGTGCGCTGCTTTCGCATTTGGGTACGCATGCGCATTCGGCGATTCGGCATGTACCGCTGTCGCCGCTCGGTGCGGATGATGCAGCCGAGGTGGTTCGAGCCGTGGGGCCTTTATGTCCTGCATTGGAGCAAGCGGTGCTCCGCGGCGCCGAGGGAATACCGTTTTTCTTGGTACATGGCATTTTGGCATGGCGCGCGACGGGGTCCATCGTTTTTCGCAATGACCAATTCGAGCCTGCGGACGATCGCGTGCTCGACGAGGATTTACCTGGCGTCGCGACGCTGGTGCAGGCGAAGTTGTCGCGGCAATTCGATGGTGGTGCGGCGGTGGGGCGTCTGGCATTGCGCGTGCTGGCGGTCGTGGCGCTGCATGGAGGTGGTATCGATGCGGACACGCTTTCGGCGGTGCTTCGTCCGGCGGATCTTGGACAGGCGCTGGATGGATTGCTTTCGGCGGGGCTATTGACGGCGACGCGTGACGCGCGCGAATACGACTTTCCGCAAGAGATGTTGCGTCAGGCGGTGTTGAATCTCGTGCGGAGCCGGCGGTTTTTCGTCGAAGTATACCGATCGTTGCTGGACGTGGTGGCTACAAAGCCTGGAGCGGATTCGGATGCCGAGTTTTTGGCGTATGGTTATGACAAGCTTGGCGTCGCAGAACAGGCGAGGCATTGGTTTGGCAGGGCGATGCAGGAGGCAGCGGCATCGGGCTTGTTCATGGAGGCAATGGGTCTCGGTGACAGGCTGATTGCACTCATAGCGAGCGCGGACGAACGAATGCATGTGGAATTGTCGATCGTGCGGCTCTTGATTGAAGGGCGTCATTTCAAGGAAGCGCGCACGCGACTCGAAAGGCTGGAAAACGACATTCGAGCGGAGCGAGGCGCGGCATTTGTCGAAGCGGCGCTCGAATGGCGCATTCTGCGGCTGCGTGTGGCTCGTGGGTTGCGAGAGACTTCGGTACGGGATGACGAATTGGTGGCCGATGCGGACGCGTTTGGGGGAGCCGCGATTCGTTGCGAAGCGCGGCTGGCCGTGGCTGGGCATGCTCGCGGGCCGGATGCGATTCCGATGGTAACCGAAGCTATTGCGCTGGCCGAGACGATGGGCCCGGCGCTCGAATTTGCGGCGCGCATTCTATGCGCAGAATTGCGGTACGAGGCAAGTCCACCCGACCTTACCGCTGCTGCGGTGGACCTCGAGCGGGCGCTGGCCATTGCGAATGCAACGTCGTCGATATGGCAGAAGATTCACACGGAAGGAGACTTGGCGGTCATCGAGGCCCAGCTTGGAAACACGAGCGGCGCGATTGAGCGGCTTCGACGGCTCGTGGGCGCGGCCGAGGCGCGAGGCATGCACGGCAATCGAGTGCTTTTCTTGCAAAACATGGCCGCATTTCTCCTTCGCGAAGGGCAGGCCCGCGAAGCGGCAGAAAAGGCTGCGGAGGTCGTTCGCCTTGCATTGGCGGCCGGAGACGCGGTCCTCGGGGCGATGGCTTGGTCATTGCGCGCGGATGCATTGCGGAGGCTTGGGGAGCTTGATGCAGCGCTCGTCAGCATCGACGAAGCCATTCGAATACAGAGCCAGCGAGGTGACCGATTGCAGGCGCTCTCCTTGCTTAGGCGAGCGGAAATTTTGGATGTGCTGCACCGACCCGACGATGCGCTGCGCGACGCAGCGGTAGCCATGCAAATTGCCGAGCAACAGGGTGAGCAGGGTTGGTCTCGTACGGCGAATTTATGGATTGTTTTGCATCAGGCACAATCCGGTAGCGCGTCTGCAGCAGACGTAGAAAAGGCGCTTGGGGACGTGGCTGCTTTGGGAAATGTCCGCGGTGGTTTTACCAAAATCGTCTTCGATCGGGCGACGAATTGGCTCCGCGAATGGCAATTGGCGCAGAATGCAGCGCCGAAAGCAGACGGCTGA